A stretch of the Arthrobacter stackebrandtii genome encodes the following:
- a CDS encoding ArgP/LysG family DNA-binding transcriptional regulator: MVMFQAEQLRTFLAVLEHGTFDAAAGALHVTASAVSQRIKAMEQSAGQVLLLRSTPVKATSAGLVVHRLARQLGQLEADAAAELGLAGASARSLPVVVNADSLGTWFMEALELLPEELAVELVREDEHHSVALLRSGEVMAAVTASAVPVQGCSVVALGSMEYRPVASAAFMRRWFPDGFSPGLLAAAPAMQFDRSDTLQANFCRAVAGQPPSGVQRFVPDTLQFAEAVRRGLGWGLVPEAQCRSGLESGELLELVPGRVVGVPLFWQRWKIDSAALDTLTAAVVAAAAGALA, from the coding sequence CGGTGCTGGAACACGGCACCTTTGACGCGGCGGCGGGTGCGCTTCATGTAACAGCCTCGGCCGTGTCGCAGCGGATCAAGGCGATGGAGCAGTCCGCCGGGCAGGTGCTGCTGCTGCGTTCGACGCCGGTCAAGGCCACCTCAGCGGGCCTGGTGGTGCACCGGTTGGCGCGGCAGCTGGGCCAGCTGGAGGCGGATGCGGCGGCGGAGCTGGGCCTGGCCGGGGCCTCGGCGCGGTCGCTGCCCGTGGTGGTCAACGCGGATTCGCTGGGCACCTGGTTCATGGAAGCCCTGGAACTGCTGCCTGAGGAACTCGCAGTGGAATTGGTGCGTGAGGACGAACACCACTCGGTGGCGCTGCTGCGTTCCGGGGAGGTCATGGCGGCCGTGACTGCCTCCGCCGTTCCGGTGCAGGGCTGCTCCGTGGTGGCGCTGGGGTCCATGGAGTACCGGCCCGTGGCTTCCGCCGCGTTCATGCGCAGGTGGTTCCCCGACGGCTTCTCCCCCGGCCTGCTTGCCGCCGCGCCCGCGATGCAGTTCGACCGCAGCGACACCCTGCAGGCCAACTTCTGCCGTGCCGTGGCGGGGCAGCCGCCATCCGGGGTTCAGAGGTTTGTCCCCGACACGCTGCAGTTTGCCGAGGCCGTCCGCCGCGGGCTGGGGTGGGGGCTGGTGCCCGAGGCCCAGTGCCGATCCGGGCTGGAGTCGGGGGAACTTCTGGAGCTGGTTCCGGGGCGCGTGGTGGGTGTGCCGCTGTTCTGGCAACGCTGGAAGATCGACTCCGCCGCGCTGGACACGCTGACTGCCGCAGTGGTGGCCGCAGCCGCCGGTGCGCTGGCGTGA
- a CDS encoding MFS transporter → MSSSTLRRRNQTVLVIGQLLSGVGVASGVAVGGILAAQLAGTTAASGFVQTASALGAGLVAVPLANLAVRAGRRWALSAGFALGAVGAATVLLAAALGQFWLMAAGMLFFGSATAAGLQARYAAVDGAPPEKAGRAMAIVIWATTVGSVAGPNLSEPGRQLGISLGLVPLSGPFVFSLVAFVTAALVISIFFLAPPAAAPAAQAAASPNDGAAEASGFGEDRGPALSAAGASTPAKPAKGHGAWRALRLASHNPRALAALATVTGGHAIMVGVMVMTPVAMDAHGHSLEIIGIVISLHILGMYAASPIFGWLVDRLGPLRVVLLGCAIFLAAIATGAVVSDSSNPVLMSVALTLLGLGWSACLIGGSSLLNQSAPDELRVPLQGANDMMMNFGAAGMAALAGPVLALGGFFWVNMMALAVLVVMVVLGVRAFLSTPEPSAAERLTDAVG, encoded by the coding sequence ATGAGCTCCTCAACCCTGCGCCGCCGCAACCAGACAGTGCTGGTCATCGGCCAGCTGCTCTCCGGCGTGGGCGTTGCTTCCGGCGTGGCCGTGGGCGGCATTCTGGCTGCCCAGCTGGCAGGCACGACGGCGGCATCCGGCTTTGTGCAGACAGCCTCCGCCTTGGGTGCGGGGCTGGTTGCGGTCCCGTTGGCCAACCTTGCGGTGCGGGCCGGGCGGCGCTGGGCGCTGAGCGCCGGCTTTGCCCTGGGCGCCGTGGGTGCTGCGACGGTGCTGCTGGCTGCCGCGCTGGGGCAGTTCTGGCTCATGGCTGCCGGCATGCTGTTCTTTGGTTCTGCCACGGCCGCGGGACTGCAGGCGCGCTACGCCGCGGTGGACGGGGCGCCGCCGGAGAAGGCCGGGCGGGCCATGGCCATCGTCATTTGGGCCACCACGGTGGGTTCGGTGGCGGGGCCCAACCTGTCCGAACCCGGCCGTCAGCTGGGCATCAGCTTGGGGCTTGTGCCGCTGTCGGGGCCGTTTGTGTTTTCCCTCGTGGCGTTCGTGACGGCAGCCCTGGTCATCTCCATCTTCTTCCTGGCGCCGCCTGCAGCAGCCCCAGCGGCACAGGCCGCGGCGTCCCCCAACGACGGAGCCGCCGAAGCTTCCGGGTTCGGCGAAGACAGGGGCCCGGCGTTGTCCGCGGCAGGCGCAAGCACCCCGGCCAAGCCCGCCAAGGGCCACGGCGCCTGGCGGGCGCTGCGGCTGGCGAGCCATAACCCGCGCGCCCTGGCCGCACTCGCCACCGTGACCGGCGGGCACGCCATCATGGTCGGCGTCATGGTCATGACCCCCGTGGCCATGGATGCGCACGGGCACTCGCTGGAAATCATCGGAATAGTGATCAGCCTGCACATCCTGGGCATGTATGCCGCAAGCCCCATATTCGGCTGGCTCGTGGACAGGCTGGGGCCGCTGCGCGTGGTGCTGCTGGGCTGCGCCATTTTCCTCGCAGCCATAGCGACCGGTGCCGTGGTCTCCGACAGCAGCAATCCCGTCCTGATGTCAGTGGCGCTGACGCTGCTGGGGCTGGGGTGGTCGGCATGCCTGATCGGCGGCTCCTCGCTGCTCAACCAGTCCGCGCCGGATGAACTCCGCGTTCCGCTGCAGGGCGCCAACGACATGATGATGAACTTCGGCGCCGCCGGCATGGCCGCCCTCGCGGGCCCGGTCCTGGCGCTGGGCGGCTTCTTCTGGGTCAACATGATGGCCCTGGCCGTGCTGGTGGTCATGGTGGTGCTGGGCGTGCGCGCGTTCCTGTCGACGCCGGAGCCCTCCGCTGCGGAGCGGCTCACCGACGCCGTGGGCTGA
- a CDS encoding MalY/PatB family protein encodes MTTAPAATSTATAFDAITEEVLRAVGSKKWSEFPGKLPAWVAEMDFGLAAPIAGALHSAVSQGQVGYLPAGLVAPMAQACSDFMADRHGWNVPAEWIRPVPDVLTALECTVRYFTPETGRIVVMTPAYMPFISLPATYGRELVQVPMLRGASWEIDFDAMEGALAEGDLLVLCNPHNPIGKVYARAELERLSEIVERRGARVFSDEIHAPLVYDGGRHVPYASVSDAAARHTVTSTSASKSWNLAGLKTAQIIFSNAADLAVWQEKGTFKEHGATPLGVVANTVAYRDCLPWLADVLGYLDGNRVLLSQLAVQYLPGASFAMPEGTYLAFIDCNALDLGGFAGTPTEFFAERAGVVLTEGGLCGDAGTGWVRLNFATPAPILRRIVAAMGAALRMQ; translated from the coding sequence ATGACAACCGCCCCGGCAGCGACTTCCACGGCAACCGCGTTTGATGCGATCACGGAGGAGGTGCTGCGGGCGGTGGGCAGCAAGAAGTGGTCGGAATTCCCCGGCAAGCTGCCCGCGTGGGTTGCGGAGATGGACTTTGGCCTGGCGGCCCCCATCGCGGGGGCCCTGCACAGTGCCGTGTCGCAGGGCCAGGTGGGGTACCTGCCCGCGGGCCTCGTGGCACCCATGGCGCAGGCATGCAGCGACTTTATGGCGGACCGCCACGGCTGGAACGTGCCCGCCGAGTGGATCCGGCCCGTGCCGGACGTTCTCACCGCACTGGAATGCACCGTCCGCTATTTCACGCCGGAGACGGGCCGGATCGTGGTCATGACCCCGGCGTACATGCCGTTCATTTCCCTGCCGGCCACCTACGGCAGGGAGCTCGTCCAGGTCCCGATGCTCCGCGGCGCATCCTGGGAAATCGACTTTGATGCGATGGAAGGCGCACTGGCCGAGGGCGACCTGCTCGTGCTGTGCAACCCGCACAACCCGATCGGCAAGGTCTACGCTCGTGCCGAGTTGGAGCGGCTCAGCGAGATCGTGGAACGCCGCGGTGCCCGGGTTTTCTCCGATGAGATCCATGCGCCCCTGGTGTACGACGGCGGCCGGCACGTTCCATACGCATCGGTCAGCGACGCTGCGGCACGCCACACCGTGACGTCCACGTCGGCGTCGAAATCGTGGAACCTGGCCGGACTGAAAACGGCGCAGATCATCTTCTCCAACGCCGCCGACCTTGCCGTGTGGCAGGAGAAGGGGACGTTCAAGGAGCACGGGGCCACGCCGCTGGGCGTTGTGGCGAACACGGTGGCCTACCGCGACTGCTTGCCCTGGCTGGCCGACGTCCTGGGCTACTTGGACGGAAACCGGGTACTGCTGAGCCAGCTCGCGGTGCAGTACCTGCCCGGCGCGTCCTTTGCCATGCCGGAGGGGACGTACCTGGCGTTCATTGACTGCAATGCCCTGGACCTGGGCGGTTTTGCGGGCACGCCCACCGAGTTCTTCGCCGAGAGGGCCGGCGTTGTGCTGACCGAGGGCGGGCTGTGTGGCGACGCGGGCACCGGATGGGTGCGGCTGAACTTTGCCACGCCGGCGCCTATTTTGAGGCGGATTGTGGCGGCGATGGGTGCGGCGCTTCGGATGCAGTGA